Part of the Tepiditoga spiralis genome, AGCTGAAAAAATATTTAAAAATTATGAAGTAGAAGATTTTAAAGTAACTGAACCCGGAATTGAAGAAATAATAAAAGAAATATATAAATAATCAAAAAATATATTAAAATTAAATTTATATTAATTAAAATTAATTATTCAAAATGTATAATTAATATTGATATTATTATTTTAATCTTTAGGAGGTTGGTATATGATGATTCCTACACCACACATTGAAGTAAAGGATAAAAATACTATTGCAAAAACTGTTATTATGCCTGGAGACCCATTGAGAGCTAAGTTTATTGCAGAAAAATTCCTTGAAAATCCTGTTTTATTTAACTCAGTAAGAAACATGTATGGATACACAGGAACTTATAAAGGTAAAAGAATAAGTGTTATGGGAAGTGGAATGGGAATGGCAAGCATAGGAATTTATTCTTATGAGCTATTTAAATTTTATGATGTTGAAAACATTATAAGAGTTGGTTCATGTGGAGCTTATACTGATGAATTAAACTTATACGATGTTATTTTAGTTGATGAAGCATACAGCGAATCAACATTTGCAAAATGTCAAAGTGGATATGAAAGTGATATTATTGAACCATCAGAAAAATTAAATGAACAATTAAGAACTGCTGCAAAAAATTTAAAAATAGAGATAAAAGAAGGTAGAATTCACTCTTCAGACGTTTTCTATAGAGAAAACTTTGAAGTATTTAAAGAAATAAATAAAAAGTATGGTTGTATGGCTGTTGAAATGGAATCTTTTGCTTTATTTGCAAATGCAAAAAGCACTGGTAAAAATGCAGCTTGTTTATTGACTGTTTCAGATAGTTTAGTTACACATGAAGCAACAAGCAGCGAAGAAAGGCAATTATCTTTTACAAAAATGATGGAAATTGCTTTAGAAATGGCAGAATAAAAAAAGACACCACAGGTGTCTTTTTTTATTCCATTATAATAACTTCATTAAATACATTTAATTTAAAACAAAACTTTATATCCTCATTTAAATTTAATCTCTTCATTGTTCTTGCATGATCTGAATTTTTTATTTCTTCTACACTTAAATTAGCTATACTTAAAGCTATTTTTGCTCCATCATTTAAATCTACATCTTTAAAATTCCTTAAAAACAAACCAGCTGTGTATAAATCTTCTAATGAACTAACTCCATTTGAACCAGAACATACAATACCTATATCTGTATAATCTTTTACATATTCATACACTGAATTTAAATTCAATAAACTCAATGGAATAACTTTTCCCATTGAACTTATTTTATTAAATGCTTTTGCCCCATTTGTAGTTGTTAAAACAATTTCTTTTCCATTTAATTTTTCCTTGTTTTTTAATATTTCTACAGGTGAATTAGAATAATCAAAACCTTTTATTTTTTGTGCATTTCTTTCACCTATTAATATTTTATTTTTCTTTAAAAAAGCTTTTTCTAAACTCTCTACTATTTCTAAAGATTTTATTTTACAATGCAATAGTGTACTTATTGTAGAAGTTGCCCTTAATGTATCTATGAGAACATATATATCATGTTTTTCAATGTTTTCAAGATAAGTTGTATAAACATTTATCATTTTATTAAAAATACTCTTGCTTCAAATGGATTAATTCCAACTTTGAGTGTTCCATCTTGAACTTCCCATTCACTTTCACCACGTCTATAGTTTTCAATTAAAGTTTTAACTTTATGGTATCCGCGCCAAGTATAATATCCAAGGTTTATATCAAAATAAAATGGATGTTCTTTATTTAAATTTACTGGTATAACAATTCCTTCTTCTCCATTCCACCAAAACATTACAAATGCATCATTACCAAAATCTATAAACTTATAATTTTCAGATTTTAATAATAAATTTTTGTGTTCTTCTTTTATCTTCCCCAATAATTTCAAAAGTTTAACCATATGATGATCAACGTTCCAATGAAGAGCATACCAATCAAAGAAAGCTAATTTACCATAAAATTGATCTGTTGGTTTTAAGTTCTCAAATTTTTGTTCTATTGGATTATCAAAATCAAGACCCGTATTCATTGGTTGTTTTTCAAATATTTCATACCCAGAATTTATAAATGTTATTCCATTTGGCATAAACGTATTTAATACACCACTCATTTTTGAAAATAATTCTTTTCCATCTCTTGTAACTGCTCTTGGAGAATCCGGCGTTTCGGATGTTGCAAATGCAGGCAAGGATATATTAACCATAATATCTGAAACTACCTTTTTTAACCAGCCTTCTTTATAGCGTGGTTCAGTCCACCACGAGTTCCCTAAAATACCATCATAACCACTATCTTTAGCTTTTATATGGTTATCCATATTCAATTCCTCTGCTATTATTGCAAATGATGGATCATATTTTTTTGCATTTTCTATAATCATATGTTCTAATTCTTTAGGTAAAGCATGTCCCATATCCAATCTTGCTCCATCTATTCCAAAATTTTTTTGGTAAAATGGCATTATGTTTGCAATAGTATTCCAAAGTTCAACATTTTTTTCTTTTCCTGGAAACTTACTTGCTTTTACAACATCAAATAAAACATATGGTGGCTGATCTTTTGATAAGTATTTTTCTGCTGTTTCTGGATGTGACATATATAATCTTAAAAATGTAACGTCATCCCACGTTGGTTGTGGATCATTTATCCAGTCTGAAAATCCTGGAACAGTTATTACTCCAAATTCTTTTTCTATTTCATCTAAAAAATTTTCATTGTTCTTGTTTTTCATCACAAAATTTTCCCATTTATTTGGATCTTGTGTTTTTGGATCAAATTTAAATTTTTTCAAATGTTGTTTTACAGCTTCATCATTATATAATATTTCTAAATTTTCTAATGCTGGTTGTTCAAATTTTAATGTTTTTAAATAAGGTGGTTTAAATTTATTTTTTTCTTTAGAATCAATCCAATAAAACCATTCTGGATGCTCTAATATAAGATTATTATCTCTTGCAGCTGTACGAGGAACAAAGTCTAAAACAACTCTAATATTTAATCTATGAGCTGCTTCAACAAATGCTGCAAATTCATCATTTGGATTAAACTCATCTTCTAAAAGTGTATCATGAAAATCTTTTTCAACCTTAAAAAAATCTTTAACTGAATAAGGAGATCCAACTTCACCTTTTTTAAACTTATTACTAGATTGAGTTATAGGTAAAAGATATATACACTCTACATTAAATTGTTTTAAATAAGGTAATAATGCTATCATTTTTAAAAATGTTCCACCTTCTGTATATCCTTCTGAATCTATTGATTCAAATAAATGTGATTCTGTATGTATATATGCAGAAGTTGACCTCACATGAGCTCCATAAAATATTGAACTTTTAATCCAATTTGGAGTTTGTTCTTTTTTTATAAAGGACAACGGTTTATTATATTTTTCACTCTCATTTGAATTTTTTAAAATTGTTTCTATAATTTCTGAAAAATATTCATAAGGATTTACAAAAAATTTTCTACCTCTTAATTTAATATTTCCTTCATAATTATCTGGCATCCATCTTTTTGGAACTGCATAATTTGTTTTACCATCTTTTATTTTTTTTACTAAAAATGAATAAATACCTTTTAAATTATCCATTTTCAAGCCTCCTTTATTTTTTTGAAAACGTTTTACATATTACAATTATAACATACTATATTAATTTTTATTAGTAAAAAATTTTTTTACTTTTAATGATATAATGTAAAGGGAGGTGAGATATGTATAACTGTGCTGTTTTTTATGGTGATTATGTTGGTGTTGTTGATATAAGAAGTATTTCAGAACATTTTAAAAAAGGGTTTGCTAAAAAAGTTGTCCTTTTTATTGGAAGAGAACCAGTCAAAAAAGCCGCTGAAATGTTAAAAGAAAATGATTATATAGAAGTTAAAATAGTTAAAAAACCATCCAAATCTGCAAAAGAATACTTTAAGTCTTTAAATAATTCTTTTTTAAGTGATTTAAATGAATTTGGCGAAAGGGCGATGATGTTTGATCCTTGTTAATGAATCATTTATCCTGAAAATGCTTGAAAGAACTGGTCTTATTGTCTTACTTATTTATATTGTTTTAAGATTACCTTATACAAAAAAATTATTTATAAAAGATCATGAGAAAAAATTAAAAATTAATATTTTCATAGGAATTTCTGGTGGATTAATAGGTATAGTTGGAACATTGCTTGGAATTTCTTATAAAACTGCCATAACTAATTATAGAGATATGGGAGTTATTTTTGCTGGATTTATTGCTGGAATACCTGGTGGATTAATTGCAGGCTTAATTAGTGGAACTCACAGATTTTTTATGGGTGGTATAACAAATGTACCATGTTCTCTTGCTACTATTTCAATAGGTATAATAGCAGGTATTTATTCCGAAAAATTTGGGGAGGAAATTTTTAACCCCATCTCTTCTATTTTTTTCACAGCAACTGCAGAAATTTATCATCTTTTTTTAGTTTATTTAATTGTTTCTCCAAAAGAATTGGCTTTTGAAATTTCAACAAAGTTTATGCCTCCAATGGTTTTAAGCAATTCACTTGGAGTTTTTTTGCTTTCTTCCATTTATTATTCACTCTTAAAGGAAAATGAACTTCTTCAAAGTAAAGCAGTTATTTCTATTTTTAAGATTTTTGAAAAATCTACTTTTTTAATAAATGGAATGAAAGAAGAATTTTTACAATCTTTTTCAAAAGAAACCATTAAAAACACAATGTTTACTGATTTTTTCATCATAAAAGATAATAAAGTAATAAGTTCTTATGGAGAAATAAAAAGAAATATTAAAATCTCGGAGTTTGAAAAAACTATATTAAAAAAACAAAAGATACATTATTTAAAAAATGGAAAACAAGAAAAAATTAATTCTAATAATTTGAAATTTTTCTCTGGTATTTTTATACCATTAAAAGATGAAAATATTTTATTAGAATTTATTAAAAATAAAAGTAATTTTATTAGTGATTCTCAAATAACCGTTGCCAAGTTAATAGGTGATTTTATATCTTTACAATTAAAAATCCATAGAGCAAATAATATACGTTCTGAAATGGAAGAAATGCGATATAGAGACTTATTAATGAAAACAAATCCTCATATGATATTCAATGTTTTAAATACAATAAGTTATCTATCCGATAAAGAACCTTTAAAAGTAAAGGAATTATGTTATTCTTTGGGTAACTTTTTAAGAAACAATGTAGATATTGAAAAACCTCTTATAGACCTTAAAAAAGAATTAAATATTTTAGATAATTACATTGATATAATGAGGGTTAGATATGAAGACATGATTGAATTTGACTTTAAAATAAACGCAGAAGATTCCATGCAATTACCAGCTTTTACTCTTCAACCTTTAGTTGAAAATTCTTTAAAACATGGTATGATTCCTGACAAAAAATTAAAAATAAGTATTACTATAACTCAAAAAAGTAATGGATTTAAAATAATAATAAAAGATAATGGTAAAGGAAGTAATTCTAATAAAGAGGGATTTGGAATAAAATCAATAAGAAAAAGGTATGAAAATATTTATCATAATAAAGTAAAGATAAATACAAGTTCTTTTCTTTTTTCTGGAATGGTTGTAACTATTGATGTTGGGGGATAAATTATGAAATTAAAAACTATAATAATTGATGATGAAAAATATGCAAGAGAAGCTTTAAAAGATTTATTATTAAACTTTGATTTATTTGAGGTTGTAAAAGAATTTCAAAGTGCTACTCAAGCTCTAAAAGAATTGTATAAAATACAACCAGACATAATATTTACAGATATTGAAATGCCTGGTTTAAAAGGTACTGAATTTGCAGATATTATTAAAAATTTTGATACAAAAATTATAATAATAAGTGCTTATACAGAATATTCTATAAAAGCTTTTGAATTAAATATCTTTGATTATCTTTTAAAACCAGTTTCTATTGAACGTTTTTCAAAAACTGTTGAAAAATTACAAAAAGAATTAAAATTTAAGTCAATAGAAAAATTACCAGTAAAAAATGATGAAGGAATTGAATTTATTGATTTAAATGATATAAAATACTTTGAATCCTTTGATAAAACTTTAATAGTTTATCATAATAAAGGAAAATCAGAAGTATATAAATATAAAATTTCGGAAATTGAAAGTATAACAAAAAATAAAATTTTACGAGTTCACAAATCATATGCAGTAAATATTGAGAAAATTATTAAATTTGGGCATTTAATTGGAAAATCATGGTTTGTTACTCTTAATACTGGAGAAAAAGTTCATGTTTCAAAAACATACGTCGAAAATTTAAAAAAAAGGTTAAATCTTTGATATATAATAAAAATGGTTTAGCATTTGCTAAACCATTTTTATTATCCTTTTACTGAACCTTGAGTTAATCCTCCAACTATCCACTTTTGCATAACAAGGAATAATGTTACCATTGGAAGCATCCCTATCATAGACGCTGCTGTAAACATTCCCCATTCCGTTTCAAATGGTCCTGTTGTAAATGATCTTAAACCAAGTGCATATGTATAAATTTCTTCTCTTTGTAATATTATATTAGCAAGTAAAAATTCATTAAATATACCCATAAACGCCAATATTGTTACTACGGATATTATTGGTAGTGATAATGGAAAAACTATTTTCCAAAATGTTTGCAATCTTGTTGCTCCATCTATCATCGCTGATTCTTCTAAAGAATCAGGAATTGTATCATAATACCCTTTAAAAAGCCACATATTGTATGCTATTCCACCAAGATAAACAAAAATCAATCCGCCAATCGTATCCAATCCAATAAATGGATTATAATCTCCTATAAACTTTAATGTTTTATACAACGCTACCATTGACATTATTGCCGGAAACATTTGTATTATCATTAAAAATAATAATCCTTGTTTTCTTCCTACAAAACGCATTCTTGAAAATGGATATGCTGCCATTGAAGTCATTAAAACTGTTAAAAATGCTGTTAATCCTGCAACTATTATTGAGTTTAACATCCATCTTACAAATGGTTTTCTTAACCATTTCTTCCAATCCATTGAAAAATTATACAAATACTTATCTATTTTTTTCAATATTGACTTTAAATTTCCATATTTTAATTTTTCAGAAAAATCACTTACTATTCTTGAAGCTCTTGATAAATCAGCATTTGCATTCCCATACTTAGTATTGTATAAATCTGTCATAATTTCAATAGATTTTATATTTGTAACATTTCCACCATAATTAAGCTTCACTATATTTTTTATATTATTCTTTAAAAAAGTTAATTGAACACTCATTTTTGATATTAAAGTTTCCATTTTTTCTTTTCCTGATAAAAATCTATTTTTTGATTCTTTTAAATTATTATAAGCAGAAAATAAAAAGTACTTATTTCTTTCTGGAATATACTTTGAATAAAATTTTGATTTTAAAAATATTGAATAATAATATGCTTCATTCAATGTTTTTATATTTTCATTTGTAAAATCTTTTACAAAAATCAAATTTGGTAGTTCTTGTATTTCATTAACAAAATCTAATTTATCTTTTTCATTTTCTTTTAACACTTCATTTTCATTAGATGCTTTATTTATTTCATTTGTTAACTTATTATCCATAGAAATAAGTTCTAGTTTATTTTCATAATTATCTTTATATTGATTTATTATCATCTTTATTTCTGATAAAGAAATAGCCATTTTTTCTGCAGATGATTTTAATGTTTCATAAGCTGGCATAACTGTTTCATTATTTCTTAAACTATATATTCCTGAAAAATTGCTATATAAAAAATTAAATATCTCATCATACAATTTTACTGTTTCAACAAATCCATTTTTATTTAAAGAATCAATATTTTTTGCACTTGAATAAATATCTGGAAGTATATCTTTATATTTTTGAACAAGTAAATAAAAATTGCCATCTGATCCTGTTTTAGGAAGTTCTCCACCTTTAAATTCTGTACTCTTAATTACATCATATGCTGCTTTTATTTTTGATTTATTTAAGAAATAAACATCTGTTATAGCTTTTACTTTTACTTTTATTTTATTCAAAGAAACTTCTGTATTGTTTAATTCATTCTTTAATTTAGATTGTATAGTTTCATAATTTTTAATTTTTTCTTCATTATCTGAAATAGTTTTTAGTGTAATTCCAAATTTTTCTTGAACAAAAGTATTTATTTTATTACTTAATATTTTTATTTCAGAATCAACTTTTTTCCATGAACTTTCTAAATTAGATACTTCTGTTCCAATATTATTAATAAAATCAGTATTTTCTTCTCTTTTCCATTTTCTATAAGTTTTTATCTTCCATAAAGTTGTTTTTAATGGAACTTTAAACAATAAACTTTCTGTTTCAGAATAATACTTATCATTGTTTCCTTTATATTGTATTAAAAATTCATAAGTTTTTTTTCTTTGACTCAAATAATTTTTTATTAAAGTATCTAATTTTGATGTTTCTAAATTATATCCATATTCATTCAATTTTTTATTCAAATCAGAAAGTTTTTTATTAAAGTAAGCAAAATCAGTTTCTCTAATTTCATTTAAATCTTTCAAAATACTTTCTTTTTCTTCAATAAAGGTTGAAAGAACACTTTCATAGTTTTTTTCAACATTATTTAAATTTTCTTTTGACATATCCAAATAATTAAATAACTTATTTATATCTTCATTTGATCTTTTTATTGCTTGTTCTGTGGTATAAGAGTTATATTCATCTATATACGCAGTAACATCATTTAAATCTTTTATTAATTCTGGAACCGTAGGTTTTGGGAAAAGTAATTCAGTATAATTTCTCATTGTTAATCTGTTTGAAAATAATTTAGAACTAAAAGCTGCATTGTCTCTTCTAACAGATGTTGAAACAACCCAAATTATAGGAAACAATATAATTAAAACTACTATAATCATTATTATATGCCTTAAAAAATAATTCTTTTTTTGTATCATAGCCATTATCTACTCACCTCTTCAAAAGCCTTTGAAAATTTAAAATTAAAATAACTTATTATAGATACAATACCAAAGATAATTATTGCTATTGCACTCGCAAAACCAAAGTCTTGACCTTTTCTTCCTTCAAAAGCTAATTTGTATGTAAATGAAATGAGGATATCAGTAGCACCTGCTGATGTATTTGAATTTGGTAAAGCTGGTCCTCCTCCTGTTAATAAGTAAATACCAACAAAATTATTAAAATTAAATGCAAATGACATAACTAAGAGTGGAGCTACAGAAACCATTAAAAGTGGCATAGTTATCTTTGAAAATTGCTTCCACTTAGTTGCTCCATCTATTGATGAAGCTTCATAAAGTTCTCCAGGAATACTTTGAAGAGCTCCAAGAGTTACCGTCATCATGTATGGAAATCCAAGCCATGTATTTACTATTAATATAGATATTTTTGCCCAAAATGGATCATTTAACCACTTTATTGGTTCTAACCCAAGTTTTGCAAGAAATATTTTATTTATTATTCCATAAGTTTCATTAAAAAAGCCGTTTCTCCAAACCAAAACAGAGATAAAAACTGGAATTGCCCATGGAATTATTAATAAAGTTCTATAAATCATTCTTCCTTTCATATTTTTATCATTTAATGCAAGTGCTAGTGCCAATCCAATTATAAAGCTAAAGATAACACTCAATATTGCATATGTGAAAGTCCAAACAAAAATTTTGAAAAATGGTCCTGCAATTTTAGGATCTGTCAATATCTTTTTAAAGTTATATGCACCAACACCTTCAACATAACCAATTAATCTCGTTGAAACTCCATTTTTATCATAATCCCAAAAAGCTCCATCTTTATCTTCTAATATTGTATTTGTTAATGTATTTAATATTTGTGTCTTAGTAACCTTTCTTCCTTCAATTATATTTGTTTTTGAAATTGCTTCATAAACACGATATGATTCTGAAAATTTTCTATAAACATAATCACTCGATAATCTAAAACTCTTTTTACCATTTTTTAAATTAATAACTTTTAAATATTTTTGTCTTATAACCGAATTATAATAGGCAGAATTTGAAGAAACACTTGGATCATCAAATCCATAAAAATACGTATACTTTATTTTTCCATTATCAATAGCTATTATTTTTCCTTCTTTATTTTTTATTATTTTATATGTTTCATCAAAAACATCATTTTTTAAAGGCATAAGCTCTGATTCAGCATACTTAACATTTCCTTTAGCATCATATTGAATATTTTGTGGTTTTTTAGCAAGAAAACTCTTTTCTTTATTATACAATAAAACTAAAAAATCTTCTGTAGGTTTATACTGTTCATCGTACTTAACAAAAATTTTAAAATCATAAATTTCAGCATTATTTGGCGAATACAAGAATCTTGTATCTGTCAATAAAGTTTCAATTGCTTGATCTCTACTAAACAAATGACCAGTTCCATAATTAGTAAAAGCAATTTGAATTGTGTAATACATAGGATATATAGTTAACACAAATAAGAAAAATAATGCAGCAATTGTATATCTATATGGATATCCTTTTTTTGAAAAAATAGCCCAATCAGCTATCGCAACAAATACTCCCAATGTAACTGCAAGAGAATAATTTCCCAATGCAAAGAGCATGAAGGTAAACCAAACGAGTATAGCGTTCAATATTGCCACTCCGCCCCACATAAGAAACTTTAAAAATTTTTTCATAAAATACCCTCCCTAAAAAATTTTTAATTATACTTTTATTAATAATTTTTATTATAAAAATCACTAATAAAAATATTATTTTGAAAAGGGAAGAGATTTCTCCCTTCCCATATTTTTTCAAAATTATTTAAATGATTTTTATTCTTACTCAGCCTCTTACTTAGACATAGATGACTTAATTTTAGAAACTGCATCATTTAAAGCTTGTTCTGGAGATTGATTACCAGAGGTTATATTATTTAAAGCATCTGCCATTGGTGACCATACCATACCCATTTCAGGAACATTAGGCATTGGTTCTCCACCTGCAGCACTTTTAATGAATTCTTCAACTATATTTTCTGGAATAGGACCACCTTTTTCTTTAATTATATCAAGTACGTCATTTCTTGCAGGAAGTCTTGGATCTGCAACATAGAAGTTGTAAATACCTTCTTTTGTAGCCAAATAATTTATAACAAATTCTTTAGCAAGTGCTTTATTCTTTGATTTTGCATTTACCATTAAACCTTGTACTCCAACAAATGGTTTTGCTGTTTTACCTGGTTCAAGTTCTAATTCTGTTAAAGGCAATACACCAAAATCAATACCTGCATCAATATAGCCTTTTAATGACCAAGGACCATTAATTATCATTGCTGCAAGTCCATCTTTAAACATAGAATCCATAGTATTATAATTTGCTCCAGCTGGTATTATTCCATCATCCATGAATTTTTTTATTAAGTTTCCACCTTTTATTGCGCCTTCATTGTTTAAACCTATATCATGAACATC contains:
- the deoD gene encoding purine-nucleoside phosphorylase, whose translation is MPTPHIEVKDKNTIAKTVIMPGDPLRAKFIAEKFLENPVLFNSVRNMYGYTGTYKGKRISVMGSGMGMASIGIYSYELFKFYDVENIIRVGSCGAYTDELNLYDVILVDEAYSESTFAKCQSGYESDIIEPSEKLNEQLRTAAKNLKIEIKEGRIHSSDVFYRENFEVFKEINKKYGCMAVEMESFALFANAKSTGKNAACLLTVSDSLVTHEATSSEERQLSFTKMMEIALEMAE
- a CDS encoding 2-phosphosulfolactate phosphatase; amino-acid sequence: MINVYTTYLENIEKHDIYVLIDTLRATSTISTLLHCKIKSLEIVESLEKAFLKKNKILIGERNAQKIKGFDYSNSPVEILKNKEKLNGKEIVLTTTNGAKAFNKISSMGKVIPLSLLNLNSVYEYVKDYTDIGIVCSGSNGVSSLEDLYTAGLFLRNFKDVDLNDGAKIALSIANLSVEEIKNSDHARTMKRLNLNEDIKFCFKLNVFNEVIIME
- a CDS encoding alpha-amylase family glycosyl hydrolase; this translates as MDNLKGIYSFLVKKIKDGKTNYAVPKRWMPDNYEGNIKLRGRKFFVNPYEYFSEIIETILKNSNESEKYNKPLSFIKKEQTPNWIKSSIFYGAHVRSTSAYIHTESHLFESIDSEGYTEGGTFLKMIALLPYLKQFNVECIYLLPITQSSNKFKKGEVGSPYSVKDFFKVEKDFHDTLLEDEFNPNDEFAAFVEAAHRLNIRVVLDFVPRTAARDNNLILEHPEWFYWIDSKEKNKFKPPYLKTLKFEQPALENLEILYNDEAVKQHLKKFKFDPKTQDPNKWENFVMKNKNNENFLDEIEKEFGVITVPGFSDWINDPQPTWDDVTFLRLYMSHPETAEKYLSKDQPPYVLFDVVKASKFPGKEKNVELWNTIANIMPFYQKNFGIDGARLDMGHALPKELEHMIIENAKKYDPSFAIIAEELNMDNHIKAKDSGYDGILGNSWWTEPRYKEGWLKKVVSDIMVNISLPAFATSETPDSPRAVTRDGKELFSKMSGVLNTFMPNGITFINSGYEIFEKQPMNTGLDFDNPIEQKFENLKPTDQFYGKLAFFDWYALHWNVDHHMVKLLKLLGKIKEEHKNLLLKSENYKFIDFGNDAFVMFWWNGEEGIVIPVNLNKEHPFYFDINLGYYTWRGYHKVKTLIENYRRGESEWEVQDGTLKVGINPFEARVFLIK
- a CDS encoding LytS/YhcK type 5TM receptor domain-containing protein, whose amino-acid sequence is MILVNESFILKMLERTGLIVLLIYIVLRLPYTKKLFIKDHEKKLKINIFIGISGGLIGIVGTLLGISYKTAITNYRDMGVIFAGFIAGIPGGLIAGLISGTHRFFMGGITNVPCSLATISIGIIAGIYSEKFGEEIFNPISSIFFTATAEIYHLFLVYLIVSPKELAFEISTKFMPPMVLSNSLGVFLLSSIYYSLLKENELLQSKAVISIFKIFEKSTFLINGMKEEFLQSFSKETIKNTMFTDFFIIKDNKVISSYGEIKRNIKISEFEKTILKKQKIHYLKNGKQEKINSNNLKFFSGIFIPLKDENILLEFIKNKSNFISDSQITVAKLIGDFISLQLKIHRANNIRSEMEEMRYRDLLMKTNPHMIFNVLNTISYLSDKEPLKVKELCYSLGNFLRNNVDIEKPLIDLKKELNILDNYIDIMRVRYEDMIEFDFKINAEDSMQLPAFTLQPLVENSLKHGMIPDKKLKISITITQKSNGFKIIIKDNGKGSNSNKEGFGIKSIRKRYENIYHNKVKINTSSFLFSGMVVTIDVGG
- a CDS encoding LytR/AlgR family response regulator transcription factor, whose translation is MKLKTIIIDDEKYAREALKDLLLNFDLFEVVKEFQSATQALKELYKIQPDIIFTDIEMPGLKGTEFADIIKNFDTKIIIISAYTEYSIKAFELNIFDYLLKPVSIERFSKTVEKLQKELKFKSIEKLPVKNDEGIEFIDLNDIKYFESFDKTLIVYHNKGKSEVYKYKISEIESITKNKILRVHKSYAVNIEKIIKFGHLIGKSWFVTLNTGEKVHVSKTYVENLKKRLNL
- a CDS encoding sugar ABC transporter permease, which translates into the protein MAMIQKKNYFLRHIIMIIVVLIILFPIIWVVSTSVRRDNAAFSSKLFSNRLTMRNYTELLFPKPTVPELIKDLNDVTAYIDEYNSYTTEQAIKRSNEDINKLFNYLDMSKENLNNVEKNYESVLSTFIEEKESILKDLNEIRETDFAYFNKKLSDLNKKLNEYGYNLETSKLDTLIKNYLSQRKKTYEFLIQYKGNNDKYYSETESLLFKVPLKTTLWKIKTYRKWKREENTDFINNIGTEVSNLESSWKKVDSEIKILSNKINTFVQEKFGITLKTISDNEEKIKNYETIQSKLKNELNNTEVSLNKIKVKVKAITDVYFLNKSKIKAAYDVIKSTEFKGGELPKTGSDGNFYLLVQKYKDILPDIYSSAKNIDSLNKNGFVETVKLYDEIFNFLYSNFSGIYSLRNNETVMPAYETLKSSAEKMAISLSEIKMIINQYKDNYENKLELISMDNKLTNEINKASNENEVLKENEKDKLDFVNEIQELPNLIFVKDFTNENIKTLNEAYYYSIFLKSKFYSKYIPERNKYFLFSAYNNLKESKNRFLSGKEKMETLISKMSVQLTFLKNNIKNIVKLNYGGNVTNIKSIEIMTDLYNTKYGNANADLSRASRIVSDFSEKLKYGNLKSILKKIDKYLYNFSMDWKKWLRKPFVRWMLNSIIVAGLTAFLTVLMTSMAAYPFSRMRFVGRKQGLLFLMIIQMFPAIMSMVALYKTLKFIGDYNPFIGLDTIGGLIFVYLGGIAYNMWLFKGYYDTIPDSLEESAMIDGATRLQTFWKIVFPLSLPIISVVTILAFMGIFNEFLLANIILQREEIYTYALGLRSFTTGPFETEWGMFTAASMIGMLPMVTLFLVMQKWIVGGLTQGSVKG
- a CDS encoding ABC transporter permease subunit; protein product: MKKFLKFLMWGGVAILNAILVWFTFMLFALGNYSLAVTLGVFVAIADWAIFSKKGYPYRYTIAALFFLFVLTIYPMYYTIQIAFTNYGTGHLFSRDQAIETLLTDTRFLYSPNNAEIYDFKIFVKYDEQYKPTEDFLVLLYNKEKSFLAKKPQNIQYDAKGNVKYAESELMPLKNDVFDETYKIIKNKEGKIIAIDNGKIKYTYFYGFDDPSVSSNSAYYNSVIRQKYLKVINLKNGKKSFRLSSDYVYRKFSESYRVYEAISKTNIIEGRKVTKTQILNTLTNTILEDKDGAFWDYDKNGVSTRLIGYVEGVGAYNFKKILTDPKIAGPFFKIFVWTFTYAILSVIFSFIIGLALALALNDKNMKGRMIYRTLLIIPWAIPVFISVLVWRNGFFNETYGIINKIFLAKLGLEPIKWLNDPFWAKISILIVNTWLGFPYMMTVTLGALQSIPGELYEASSIDGATKWKQFSKITMPLLMVSVAPLLVMSFAFNFNNFVGIYLLTGGGPALPNSNTSAGATDILISFTYKLAFEGRKGQDFGFASAIAIIIFGIVSIISYFNFKFSKAFEEVSR
- the malE gene encoding maltose/maltodextrin ABC transporter substrate-binding protein MalE is translated as MKKTLLLALVVIFSVLSVFSESIVIWASEKQVDFMKKIGAQFTKDTGINVDVQFVNFGDIKSKFLTASQAGEGPDIIVGAHDWVGELVKNGLLDPLPTSAIEMDKYAQSGINAFTVNGKLYGLPYAIEAVALIYNKDYVETAPKTIDDLLKTAKEYTTDETLGFVYDVNNFYFTYGFLKGFGGYVFNWSKENGYDVHDIGLNNEGAIKGGNLIKKFMDDGIIPAGANYNTMDSMFKDGLAAMIINGPWSLKGYIDAGIDFGVLPLTELELEPGKTAKPFVGVQGLMVNAKSKNKALAKEFVINYLATKEGIYNFYVADPRLPARNDVLDIIKEKGGPIPENIVEEFIKSAAGGEPMPNVPEMGMVWSPMADALNNITSGNQSPEQALNDAVSKIKSSMSK